TAGGGCTGGGTTTGAAGTTCATATATGATCACCTTTATTACCAGGATTCCGGCAAGGGAACATCATTCGCAGCGGATCTGGGTGTTCTCTATCATGTTCCTATGGATGATCTGGGTCTTGGTAACATAGGGAGGCTTAACATCGCGGCCTGTCTTTCGAACCTTGGGCCTAACGTAAGCTACGGTGGGAACACAGAGAACAATCCCCTGCCCAGAACAATCAGAACCGGACTCGCATACATTCCATTTGATTCTCACCTGACCCGCCTTCGAGTAACCGCGGACTACAGTAAACTTCTTACAAGTGTTGACGATGGATTCGGCACCGAGTTCAATGAGAATAAATGGGGTACCGGTGCTGAATTCTGGTATTACGATCTCCTCGCTCTGAGGGCGGGTTATATCCATGATACTGAGGGAATATCCACGATTCAGGGACCTACTTTTGGAGCAGGGCTCCAATACAGCGGTTTCCAGCTTGACATGGCTTTCATACCGGTTGAGGAGAATCTTCAGGGATCAGGCAAGTACAATTCTAAATATTCGCTGTCTGTCAGATTCTAGGAACTCAATGAAACTCCTGATTTTTGCTCTGTTTCTCACATTGACAGGTATATTGTCGGCTGCTCCTCCGATAATCCACGGGGCCATGCCTCCGCTGCACGAAAGACCTTCTGAAGGCCCTGCTATTTCAGGTCCCGGAAAAGTCGAGCTTTACGATGATTCGATGTACGTATGCATGATCAGAGTCGAATTTCTTGAGGATTTCACGGAAGAGACATCCGGAAACGGTAAATTCGATCTGGATGCTGACCCGCCTCATGACAGCGTCTATTTTACAGGTATTGCTGATGGAATAAGCAATTACTACGAAAGTGTAAGCGGTGGGAATCGTCTGCTTTCATTTGATATTTATCCTATGTCCAATATTGGAGCATATCAGCTTTCACATCAGATGATCTACTATGGAAGTGATGAAAAAACCATTGAGGGAGCCTGCGAACTTCTTCATGACGCGGTTGTCATTTCCGATATTGATATTGATTTCAGTATGTATGACGCTGTAATGGTGGTTCATGCCGGATCAGGTCAGGAAGCTGATATTTTTCTTAACAGCCCTGGTGATATCGGTTCGGTATTCCTGACCCTGACGGATCTGATCAATTATCTTCCCGG
This portion of the Candidatus Aegiribacteria sp. genome encodes:
- a CDS encoding PorV/PorQ family protein, with amino-acid sequence MIRKVLFLFAILSFASVSFASTASVVWMTITPGARPNGMGEAFTALADDATASYWNPAGLAFVDSTRQELTLQHSNWLPQLADDLYYEFLGYAKYLEGWGGIGGNITFMSMGEQLETTSEGEELGTFYSYGVALTGSFGTEVAPGVSVGLGLKFIYDHLYYQDSGKGTSFAADLGVLYHVPMDDLGLGNIGRLNIAACLSNLGPNVSYGGNTENNPLPRTIRTGLAYIPFDSHLTRLRVTADYSKLLTSVDDGFGTEFNENKWGTGAEFWYYDLLALRAGYIHDTEGISTIQGPTFGAGLQYSGFQLDMAFIPVEENLQGSGKYNSKYSLSVRF